A window from Bacteroidota bacterium encodes these proteins:
- a CDS encoding 2-oxoacid:ferredoxin oxidoreductase subunit beta, with amino-acid sequence MSSAATAPVLTAKDFVTDQEVRWCPGCGDYSILAQVQKIMPTLGIPKENIVIISGIGCSSRFPYYMNVYGMHSIHGRATAVASGLKASRPELSVWIVTGDGDGLSIGGNHTIHLLRRNFDVNVLLFNNQIYGLTKGQYSPTSEVNKVTKSTPYGSIDHPFNPLALALGADATFVARTMDRDPKHLQAMLLRAQQHKGASFLEIYQNCNIFNDGAFETFTEKGTKANEVLFLEQGKPFVFGANNDKGIKLDGFTPKVVNFSDGFSADDCWVHDEKDVYKAQILVRIFDNPSTEGHLPRPFGVFYQTDRSCYEDIMAMQIEEAIAKKPADLDKLLKGNEVWVIN; translated from the coding sequence ATGAGTTCTGCAGCAACAGCCCCCGTTTTAACAGCCAAAGATTTTGTAACCGACCAGGAAGTACGTTGGTGTCCCGGTTGTGGTGATTATTCTATCCTTGCACAGGTACAGAAAATAATGCCCACTTTGGGAATTCCTAAAGAGAATATTGTTATCATTTCAGGTATTGGCTGTAGCAGCCGCTTTCCATACTACATGAATGTATATGGTATGCATTCGATCCATGGTCGTGCTACTGCAGTAGCCAGCGGGTTGAAAGCTTCAAGACCAGAACTCAGTGTTTGGATCGTAACAGGAGATGGAGATGGATTGAGCATCGGAGGTAATCATACAATTCATTTATTGCGCAGAAATTTTGATGTAAATGTGTTGTTGTTCAATAACCAGATTTATGGTTTAACGAAAGGTCAATACTCTCCAACATCAGAAGTGAATAAGGTAACGAAGTCAACTCCGTATGGAAGCATTGATCATCCGTTTAATCCATTAGCATTAGCATTGGGTGCTGATGCAACATTTGTTGCGAGAACAATGGACCGTGATCCCAAACATTTGCAGGCAATGCTGCTAAGGGCACAGCAACATAAAGGCGCATCGTTTCTTGAGATATACCAGAACTGCAACATCTTTAATGATGGTGCATTTGAAACTTTTACAGAGAAAGGAACAAAAGCAAATGAAGTATTATTTCTTGAGCAGGGCAAACCATTTGTGTTTGGTGCAAATAATGACAAAGGAATTAAGCTCGATGGCTTTACTCCGAAAGTTGTAAACTTCAGTGATGGCTTTAGCGCAGATGATTGTTGGGTACATGATGAAAAAGATGTTTACAAAGCACAGATCCTTGTCCGCATATTTGATAATCCCTCAACAGAAGGTCATTTGCCAAGGCCATTCGGCGTATTTTATCAAACAGACCGCAGTTGCTATGAAGATATAATGGCGATGCAGATCGAAGAAGCCATCGCAAAAAAACCTGCTGATCTGGATAAATTACTTAAAGGAAATGAAGTGTGGGTGATAAATTAA
- a CDS encoding transcriptional regulator: MQLRSLPVLDAPDAESFKRDFYLPQLPCIIKNFKHIQVAKEKWDWDYFKSIVGEQEVGVYNNVKSDAYTPINKADAYMKFGEYLDMVKKGPVELRIFLFNIFNHAPQLTADFNWPDEYMKGFVKKFPMLFVGGAGSITHMHFDIDLSHILHTQFIGKKRVLLFPFTEQHKLYRKPFEVLCLADFSNYNDTNRSKLNYENYPAVKLANGFEGVLEHGDTLFMPGGYWHHMEYLESGFAMSLRAMHPSLAKKVKGLWNIAAMRNIDTLLKKTMPQKWYSWKEKKSKAAAEKELQLV; encoded by the coding sequence ATGCAGCTTCGCTCATTACCTGTTCTTGATGCACCTGATGCAGAAAGTTTTAAGCGGGATTTTTATCTTCCACAGCTTCCCTGTATTATAAAGAATTTCAAACACATCCAGGTTGCCAAAGAAAAATGGGATTGGGATTATTTTAAATCCATTGTAGGTGAACAGGAAGTCGGCGTATATAACAATGTTAAAAGCGATGCTTATACGCCAATCAATAAAGCTGATGCCTACATGAAGTTTGGCGAGTACCTGGATATGGTAAAAAAAGGCCCGGTAGAGCTACGCATTTTCTTGTTTAATATTTTTAACCATGCACCGCAGCTAACAGCAGATTTTAACTGGCCTGATGAATACATGAAGGGATTTGTCAAAAAATTCCCGATGCTATTTGTTGGTGGCGCCGGCAGCATTACACATATGCACTTCGATATTGACCTCTCTCATATTTTGCATACTCAGTTCATTGGCAAAAAAAGAGTCCTCCTGTTTCCTTTTACGGAGCAGCATAAACTCTATCGTAAACCATTTGAAGTATTATGTCTTGCTGACTTCAGTAACTATAATGACACCAACCGGAGTAAATTAAATTATGAAAATTACCCGGCTGTAAAACTGGCCAATGGTTTTGAAGGTGTGCTGGAGCATGGAGACACCTTGTTTATGCCTGGCGGTTACTGGCATCATATGGAATATCTTGAAAGTGGATTTGCTATGAGTCTTCGGGCCATGCATCCTTCGCTGGCTAAAAAAGTAAAGGGGCTATGGAATATTGCAGCTATGCGTAACATCGATACGCTTTTGAAAAAAACAATGCCTCAAAAATGGTATAGCTGGAAAGAAAAGAAAAGCAAGGCTGCCGCAGAAAAAGAGTTACAGCTTGTTTGA
- a CDS encoding ribonuclease HII, with product MLKPFFQNGLIEAGLDEAGRGCLAGPVFAAAVILPKNFFHPLLNDSKQVNEKNRNELRTIIEAEAEAFAVANIDNNEIDSINILRASFKAMHLSLDSLKKKPQLLLIDGNRFIKYKRIPHQCIIKGDAIYASIAAASILAKTYRDEYMLQMHESFPYYNWANNKGYGTEAHRNAIAKYGLTELHRKSFQCQSLQIDIDL from the coding sequence CTGCTCAAACCTTTTTTTCAAAATGGACTCATTGAAGCCGGTCTTGATGAAGCCGGACGTGGTTGCCTTGCAGGCCCTGTATTTGCTGCAGCAGTTATTTTACCAAAAAACTTCTTTCACCCCTTACTCAACGACTCGAAACAGGTAAATGAAAAAAACAGGAATGAACTTCGCACAATAATCGAAGCAGAGGCAGAGGCTTTTGCAGTAGCCAATATTGACAATAATGAAATTGATTCTATCAATATTCTCCGTGCATCTTTCAAAGCCATGCATCTTTCACTTGATAGTTTGAAGAAAAAACCACAACTACTGCTGATCGACGGAAACCGTTTTATTAAATACAAAAGAATACCGCATCAATGCATCATAAAAGGCGACGCTATATACGCAAGCATCGCGGCCGCAAGTATCCTTGCTAAAACTTACCGGGATGAATATATGCTGCAAATGCATGAATCTTTCCCGTACTACAATTGGGCTAATAATAAAGGCTATGGCACAGAAGCACACCGGAATGCTATTGCAAAATATGGTTTGACTGAATTACACCGTAAATCATTTCAATGCCAGTCATTACAGATTGATATCGATCTCTGA
- a CDS encoding heme A synthase, with translation MLGTESKKHSRAVAWWVLLGVVMLMIQVLLGGITRLTGSGLSITEWKPILGALPPMNDADWNEAFEKYKQIAQYKKLNSSFDLADFKSIYFWEWFHRLWARLIAVAFVIPFIFFIFKKMIKKEMINGLIILFLLGLLQGLVGWIMVMSGLEDSERVYVSHYKLAIHFILAMGIICYALWFALQLLVPKEKIIVDSGIRKYYLWVLALLTLQLIYGAFMAGLKAAPYAPTWPDINGKFFPEYQHHVSNITLFDNPFIVHFIHRGLAYIIAFTVLYGWWKYRLSHPASLFSKTHWVLTALTLLQVILGIFTVLNASNTQMLVWLGTAHQFVAMLLLLALTWVIYIVRNRAVVHSV, from the coding sequence ATGTTAGGAACAGAATCGAAAAAGCATAGCCGCGCCGTTGCCTGGTGGGTATTATTAGGTGTAGTAATGCTTATGATACAAGTATTGCTTGGCGGTATTACGCGATTAACAGGTTCTGGTCTGTCTATAACTGAATGGAAGCCTATTTTAGGAGCATTGCCGCCCATGAACGATGCTGATTGGAATGAGGCATTTGAAAAATACAAGCAAATAGCACAGTATAAAAAACTAAACTCTTCTTTTGATCTTGCTGATTTTAAATCAATTTATTTCTGGGAATGGTTTCACAGGCTCTGGGCCAGGTTGATAGCGGTAGCATTTGTTATTCCTTTTATTTTTTTCATTTTTAAAAAGATGATCAAAAAGGAAATGATCAATGGTTTGATCATTCTTTTCCTGCTGGGATTATTACAGGGTTTAGTAGGATGGATCATGGTGATGAGCGGACTTGAAGATTCTGAACGGGTTTATGTAAGCCATTATAAATTGGCGATTCATTTTATTCTTGCAATGGGAATTATCTGCTATGCCCTATGGTTTGCATTGCAGTTGCTGGTGCCAAAAGAAAAAATAATTGTTGATAGTGGTATCCGAAAATATTACTTGTGGGTATTAGCATTATTAACCCTGCAGTTGATCTATGGTGCTTTTATGGCTGGTCTGAAAGCGGCCCCCTATGCTCCTACCTGGCCGGATATAAATGGAAAGTTCTTTCCCGAATACCAGCATCATGTTTCAAATATTACGTTGTTCGATAATCCTTTTATTGTTCATTTCATTCACCGGGGCCTGGCTTATATTATTGCTTTTACCGTTTTATATGGTTGGTGGAAATATCGTTTATCCCATCCCGCCTCGTTGTTTAGTAAAACCCATTGGGTATTAACTGCACTTACCCTGCTACAAGTGATCTTAGGGATATTTACTGTATTAAACGCTTCGAACACTCAAATGCTGGTATGGCTTGGCACTGCTCATCAGTTTGTGGCCATGCTTCTGCTACTGGCATTGACATGGGTTATCTATATTGTTCGCAACAGGGCTGTTGTTCACAGCGTATGA
- a CDS encoding YegS/Rv2252/BmrU family lipid kinase has translation MPRHVIYIINPISGTRTKKGIQEIIEAKTKQAGIQFQVFRSVADGDYSFLHSIIKEQKITDVVIAGGDGTVSPVVGSLMKLDINFGIIPCGSGNGLAHTAKIPTQVEKALDMIFKDNAVEIDGFYVNKQFACMLCGLGFDAKVAHDFAQQPKRGLTTYIQQVVKNFFSAKTHRFSIETGNRKFETDAFFISIANSNQYGNNFTIAPKASLRDGLLDVVIVTKQNKLNVLLSTLSQIRGKIKLLTAEEVSEQQGVIYFQTEKIHIRNHSNALLHIDGDPAETATEITVDIKKKCFRLIQP, from the coding sequence ATGCCCCGCCACGTCATCTATATCATTAACCCTATATCTGGTACCCGCACTAAAAAAGGTATCCAGGAAATTATTGAAGCAAAAACAAAACAGGCAGGCATTCAATTCCAGGTTTTTCGCTCAGTAGCAGACGGCGATTATTCTTTTCTACACTCCATCATTAAAGAACAGAAAATAACAGATGTAGTAATTGCCGGTGGAGATGGCACAGTGAGCCCTGTTGTAGGCAGTCTAATGAAACTGGACATCAATTTCGGCATCATTCCCTGTGGCTCCGGGAATGGTTTGGCTCATACAGCTAAGATTCCCACCCAGGTGGAAAAAGCATTAGATATGATTTTTAAAGACAATGCAGTTGAAATAGATGGGTTTTATGTAAACAAACAATTTGCCTGTATGCTCTGTGGCCTTGGGTTCGATGCAAAAGTGGCGCATGATTTTGCACAGCAACCGAAGCGGGGGCTTACTACTTATATTCAGCAAGTGGTAAAGAATTTTTTTTCGGCCAAAACTCATCGCTTTAGTATTGAAACAGGAAACAGGAAATTTGAAACTGATGCTTTCTTTATCAGTATTGCTAATAGCAACCAGTACGGAAACAATTTTACGATTGCGCCTAAAGCCAGTTTAAGAGATGGCTTGCTGGATGTGGTGATCGTTACCAAACAGAATAAGTTAAATGTGTTGCTGAGTACGCTGAGCCAGATAAGAGGAAAAATAAAATTGCTGACTGCTGAAGAGGTATCCGAACAGCAGGGGGTTATTTATTTTCAGACAGAAAAAATTCATATCCGCAATCATTCAAATGCTTTATTACATATTGATGGCGATCCTGCTGAAACAGCTACTGAAATAACAGTTGATATAAAAAAGAAATGCTTCCGGCTTATTCAACCTTAG
- a CDS encoding ketoacyl-ACP synthase III translates to MNRSKIAGIGMYLPKNVFTNNDLTKFMDTSDEWVQERTGIKERRYADRTGETTTTMGVEASKIAIERAGITPQDIDFIVFATLSPDYYFPGCGVLLQRAMQMKEIGALDVRNQCSGFVYALSVADQFIKTGMYKNILVVGAEKHSFGLDFSTRGRNISVIFGDGAGAVVLQPTKDDNSGILSTHLHSDGNNAEILAMFNPGTHANHWVKDKKLADFKEAEIGEMFMSHEMIDNAQNFPNMDGPAVFKVAVEKFPEVIMESLKANDLQPSDLKLLIPHQANLRIAQFVQKKLRLNDDQVYNNIQKYGNTTAASVPIALCEAYEMGKIKEGDLICLAAFGSGFTWASALLKW, encoded by the coding sequence ATGAACCGCTCAAAGATTGCCGGAATAGGGATGTATCTCCCCAAAAATGTTTTTACTAATAACGATCTGACGAAATTTATGGACACCAGTGACGAGTGGGTGCAGGAACGTACTGGTATTAAAGAAAGACGATATGCCGATCGGACAGGGGAAACTACTACTACCATGGGTGTTGAAGCCTCAAAGATCGCTATTGAAAGAGCCGGCATTACTCCACAGGATATTGACTTTATTGTTTTCGCAACACTATCTCCTGATTATTATTTTCCGGGATGTGGTGTATTACTACAACGTGCAATGCAAATGAAAGAGATCGGAGCATTGGATGTACGTAATCAATGCAGCGGATTTGTATATGCTCTTAGTGTAGCCGATCAATTTATAAAAACAGGGATGTATAAAAATATTCTTGTTGTAGGCGCAGAGAAACATTCTTTCGGTTTGGATTTTAGTACAAGAGGCAGAAATATATCTGTAATATTTGGCGATGGTGCAGGTGCTGTTGTATTGCAGCCAACAAAAGATGATAACAGTGGAATTTTAAGTACGCATTTACATAGTGATGGTAACAATGCTGAGATCTTAGCGATGTTCAATCCCGGCACACATGCTAATCATTGGGTAAAAGATAAAAAGCTTGCTGATTTTAAAGAGGCTGAAATAGGTGAAATGTTTATGAGTCATGAAATGATTGACAATGCTCAGAATTTTCCAAACATGGATGGCCCGGCCGTTTTTAAAGTAGCAGTTGAAAAATTTCCTGAAGTGATAATGGAATCGTTGAAAGCAAATGATCTTCAGCCATCCGATCTTAAACTACTCATACCCCACCAGGCCAACCTGCGCATTGCACAGTTTGTTCAAAAGAAACTTCGACTGAATGATGACCAGGTATATAATAATATTCAGAAATACGGAAACACAACGGCGGCTTCAGTTCCCATTGCATTATGCGAAGCATATGAAATGGGAAAAATAAAAGAAGGTGATCTTATTTGTTTGGCTGCCTTCGGCAGTGGGTTTACATGGGCAAGTGCTTTGTTGAAGTGGTAG